From one Pristis pectinata isolate sPriPec2 chromosome 12, sPriPec2.1.pri, whole genome shotgun sequence genomic stretch:
- the LOC127576591 gene encoding uncharacterized protein LOC127576591: MRQELAKVDQSRLLAGKETTGKCEAFQGEIVGAQGLHVPIRVKGKAGRSREPWMMRDVEALSRKKEAAWVRSRQLGSSESLEEYSGCRSVLRKEIRRAKRVHELLWKRRFKRIQRDFIRREKEFTGENTAPKDQRDIFVWSCRRQTSSLMNISPLFLTMEKDMKSLELGKVNGEVLGIVHIKVEEVLDVLNGMKVNKSPGPDQVYRRTQREAREEVAGAQAEILASWLATEERKCLTEIRQVQTE; encoded by the exons atgagacaggagcttgcaaaggttgatcagAGTCGGCTGTTAGCAGGCAAAGAGACCACAGGCAAGTGCGAGGCTTTTCAAGGTGAGATAGtgggagctcaaggtctgcatgttcctattagagtgaagggcaaggctggtcggagtagggaaccctggatgatgagggatgtggaggccctgtccaggaaaaaggaggcagcaTGGGTCAGgtccaggcagctgggatcaagcgaatccctggaggagtatagcggatgcaggagtgtactcaggaaggaaatcaggagggcaaaaagggtgCATGAGTTGCTTTGGAAGAGAAGATTCAAGAggatccaaagagattttatacgAAGGGAAAAAGAGTTTACTGGAGAGAATACGGCCCCCAAAGACCAaagggacatctttgtgtggagctgcagaagACAGACAagctccttaatgaatatttctcctttgtttttaaccatggagaaagacatgaagtctttagaactgggaaaggtaaacggggaggtcttggggatagtccacattaaagtagaggaggtgctggatgtcttaaacgGTATGAAGGtcaacaaatctccagggcctgaccaggtatatcgaAGAACACAGCGGGAGGCTCGAGAAGAAGTTGCGGGAGCACAggctgagatacttgcatcatggttagccacag aagaaagaAAATGCCTCACAGAAATACGACAGGTACAGACTGAATGA